One window of Klebsiella quasivariicola genomic DNA carries:
- a CDS encoding DUF202 domain-containing protein, with protein MTLSLRTRDPGLQPERTALAWQRTLFSVFVLALASTRIGFARGDLVSGGIAGIALGLTVILAIVVRNQQRQVGGNTALTTFASVMIKRLLSVVLGLEAISLVLSAVLSLLREGVV; from the coding sequence ATGACGTTGTCTCTCCGCACACGTGATCCCGGCCTGCAACCGGAGCGTACCGCGCTTGCCTGGCAGCGGACTCTGTTTTCGGTTTTTGTTCTGGCATTAGCCTCGACGCGTATTGGTTTCGCCCGCGGCGACCTGGTTTCCGGGGGGATTGCCGGTATCGCTCTCGGGCTAACCGTTATACTGGCGATCGTCGTGCGAAATCAGCAGCGTCAGGTTGGCGGAAACACAGCATTAACGACGTTTGCTTCCGTCATGATAAAACGCTTGTTGAGTGTCGTACTCGGCTTAGAAGCTATTTCGTTGGTGCTATCCGCGGTATTGAGCCTGTTAAGGGAAGGAGTCGTTTAG
- a CDS encoding anaerobic sulfatase maturase — MELAGCQVMAKPTGSVCNIDCTYCFYLEKEALYPERNKNWRMSDETLERYIRQHIEAQMGETVTFAWQGGEPTMMGLPFFRRVVALSNQYARGKKIEHALQTNGMLIDEEWARFFAEANFLVGISIDGPAHLHNQYRVNRAGKGTHDKVMAAIALLKKHRVEFNTLTVVGKHNVGHAREVYDFLLATGSRHIQFIPLVERVSSDESSLLQLVMPGESAARLASWTVPSWQFGDFLNQIFDIWIRRDVERVIVQMFEVALAAWMGQPPVLCVHSPTCGHAFALESNGDLYNCDHYVYPEHKLGNIHHSDIKTLNNSAQAIAFGQAKRETLTAECRSCEFRFVCHGGCPKHRFAVSPSGHPGHNYLCAGYKHFFQHITPYMNVFQQLLETGYPLAAIMPWLADEERKPSKTPSRNEPCPCGSGKKYKKCCGG, encoded by the coding sequence ATGGAATTAGCGGGTTGCCAGGTGATGGCGAAACCGACGGGGTCGGTGTGTAATATCGATTGTACCTACTGTTTTTATCTGGAAAAAGAAGCGCTGTATCCGGAACGAAACAAAAACTGGCGGATGTCGGATGAGACACTGGAGCGTTACATTCGCCAGCATATTGAGGCCCAGATGGGGGAGACGGTGACCTTCGCCTGGCAGGGGGGCGAACCGACTATGATGGGGTTGCCCTTTTTCCGCCGGGTGGTTGCACTAAGTAACCAATATGCCAGGGGCAAGAAGATAGAACACGCTCTGCAAACCAACGGCATGCTTATTGACGAAGAGTGGGCGCGTTTCTTTGCCGAGGCGAATTTTCTGGTTGGCATCTCTATTGATGGGCCAGCACATCTCCATAATCAGTATCGTGTTAATCGTGCCGGTAAAGGCACTCACGATAAAGTGATGGCGGCGATTGCGCTTCTCAAAAAGCATCGCGTTGAGTTCAATACGTTGACCGTAGTGGGTAAACACAATGTGGGGCACGCGCGTGAAGTTTATGATTTTCTGCTTGCCACGGGTTCACGTCATATTCAGTTTATCCCTCTGGTTGAGCGCGTCAGTAGCGACGAATCATCACTCCTGCAGCTGGTTATGCCGGGAGAAAGCGCCGCCAGGCTTGCTTCCTGGACCGTGCCATCATGGCAGTTTGGCGATTTCCTGAATCAGATATTCGATATCTGGATCCGGCGCGATGTCGAGCGCGTTATTGTGCAGATGTTTGAGGTCGCCCTGGCGGCGTGGATGGGCCAGCCCCCGGTTTTGTGCGTTCATTCGCCAACGTGCGGCCACGCTTTTGCCCTGGAGTCGAATGGCGATCTCTACAACTGCGACCACTATGTTTATCCCGAGCATAAGCTGGGTAACATTCATCATTCGGACATTAAGACGCTCAATAACAGCGCACAGGCGATAGCCTTTGGTCAGGCGAAAAGGGAGACGCTAACGGCGGAGTGCCGCAGCTGCGAGTTTCGCTTTGTTTGCCACGGCGGCTGTCCCAAACATCGTTTTGCGGTTTCGCCGAGCGGCCATCCAGGGCACAACTATCTGTGTGCCGGTTATAAGCACTTTTTCCAGCACATCACGCCGTATATGAATGTCTTTCAGCAGTTGCTGGAAACAGGGTATCCGCTGGCGGCAATAATGCCATGGCTTGCTGACGAGGAGCGTAAGCCGTCGAAGACGCCTTCTCGAAACGAACCATGCCCCTGCGGTAGCGGTAAAAAATATAAAAAGTGCTGTGGCGGTTAA
- a CDS encoding PTS transporter subunit EIIC — MNYNMVGDAIVKHCGGLANFIHVTNCMTRVRMTIADTSLVDMTALKAIEGVLGVVEDDTLQVIVGPGKSTKVAGVINARLKGQPDSGEALSAVEQKAKTAREKAKKQTRTKVILKHIANIFVPILPALIAAGILMGLNNVIFNSAASWALTHHVASVGDLSPTQVVLDQRHLLGLSQFLDVVSKALFGFLAIYAGVTSAREFEGNLILGGLLGAITIMPQVTTLGLIPGQGGLIGVIFAVWLMCLLEKQVRRFVPDIVDVVVTPTLVLLVMAAALLFIIMPAAGIVSNGILSGLNGLLEHGGIVAGFVLSALFPFLISLGLHHGLFPIHLEMINATGHAPLFAIQIMSNAGMVGAATAVLLLTRDPVMKKIARGAIPTSILAVGEPTIFGVNIPAGFAFITGSIGAGFGGVMVVLLGVSTNGVGAAGLSALPLIADGKYLQYILAWLVGCAAAFALTYIVGKVRGYDKETV, encoded by the coding sequence ATGAACTACAACATGGTGGGGGACGCCATCGTTAAGCACTGTGGCGGGCTCGCTAATTTTATTCATGTCACCAACTGTATGACCCGGGTAAGAATGACCATCGCCGATACATCCCTGGTGGATATGACTGCCTTGAAAGCGATCGAGGGGGTATTAGGCGTTGTCGAAGACGATACCCTGCAGGTGATCGTTGGTCCGGGGAAATCGACAAAAGTGGCTGGGGTTATTAATGCTCGTTTAAAGGGTCAGCCAGACAGTGGAGAGGCATTAAGCGCCGTTGAGCAAAAAGCGAAAACAGCACGTGAAAAAGCCAAAAAACAGACCCGGACTAAAGTCATACTCAAACATATCGCCAATATTTTTGTTCCCATTCTGCCCGCGCTGATTGCAGCCGGGATTTTAATGGGACTGAACAATGTGATATTCAACTCGGCAGCGTCCTGGGCGTTAACCCATCATGTTGCTTCAGTGGGCGATCTTTCCCCGACTCAGGTGGTACTCGATCAGCGCCATCTTTTGGGTCTAAGCCAGTTTCTTGATGTGGTCTCGAAAGCGCTATTTGGCTTTTTAGCCATCTATGCGGGAGTAACGTCGGCACGAGAGTTTGAAGGTAACCTGATTCTGGGTGGCCTGCTGGGCGCCATTACCATCATGCCGCAGGTGACGACCCTCGGACTGATCCCCGGGCAGGGTGGCCTTATCGGCGTGATCTTTGCCGTCTGGCTTATGTGCCTGCTGGAGAAACAAGTACGTCGATTTGTTCCTGATATTGTCGATGTTGTCGTCACGCCAACGCTGGTGCTGTTGGTCATGGCGGCAGCGCTCCTTTTCATCATCATGCCCGCGGCCGGAATTGTGTCTAACGGGATACTCAGCGGTCTGAACGGCCTACTGGAGCATGGCGGTATTGTCGCTGGCTTTGTGCTTTCGGCGCTGTTCCCCTTCCTGATATCGCTAGGTTTGCATCATGGTCTGTTCCCGATCCACCTCGAGATGATTAACGCCACTGGCCATGCCCCCCTGTTTGCTATTCAAATCATGTCTAATGCTGGGATGGTCGGTGCGGCGACAGCGGTTCTCTTGCTGACGCGCGATCCGGTGATGAAGAAAATTGCCAGGGGGGCGATCCCAACCTCCATTCTGGCGGTGGGTGAACCGACAATATTTGGCGTCAATATCCCCGCAGGATTTGCGTTTATTACCGGCTCTATTGGCGCTGGTTTCGGTGGGGTCATGGTGGTACTGCTTGGCGTATCCACAAATGGGGTCGGCGCGGCGGGGCTGTCAGCACTCCCGCTGATTGCTGATGGGAAATATCTTCAGTACATCCTGGCATGGCTGGTTGGCTGTGCAGCGGCTTTTGCTTTGACTTACATCGTCGGCAAAGTTCGCGGTTACGATAAAGAAACGGTGTGA
- a CDS encoding sulfatase, with protein sequence MKAIMLMFDSLNKRLLSAYGSDRAITPNFQRLKERTVRFDNFYVGSMPCMPARRELHTGRYNFLHRGWSPLEPFDDSVPEILKKNGIHTHLVTDHKHYWRDGGATYHSRYSTYEFIRGQEGDAWKGVVDKPEYRYESGEPEEIKQRRITSRVQHQINVQFMQNEEDHHLARTINKGLEFIDTNHASDNWFLQVECFDPHEPFFVPEKYLRMYGIEDPSQFDGWPPYYFVTESPERKSVIQKYYMALLTMVDVYVGKVLDYMDRYDLWQDTMLIVNTDHGFLLGEHEWWGKNIMPLYNEVANIPCFIWHPQYGCAGESRQALAQTIDIPATLLDSFGLPKPKDMQGVSLLPVLRDDTPVRNYALFGYHGCHINITDGRYVYMRAPVTQGVSGLYEYTLMPTRINRRFTPSELQGMTLHPPFGFTKGCQVLKIPAESVMTRGADRFGHRLYDLHDDPLQKTQSRDTAAAERLCTSMKAMMAQSDAPSELYPRYDLEDAGGPLLGLDPHLLPELAAFAPVVRYGLFALLQHLEGSGQNELMTRLQSISQPGWTTENLWAFVQNEVPQEQHQSVYYKMALEMRLD encoded by the coding sequence ATGAAAGCAATTATGTTGATGTTTGATTCGCTTAACAAACGTCTGTTGTCAGCTTATGGAAGCGATCGCGCTATCACGCCGAATTTCCAGCGCTTAAAAGAACGTACGGTACGCTTTGATAATTTTTATGTTGGCAGCATGCCCTGTATGCCTGCCCGCAGAGAGTTACATACCGGGCGCTACAACTTTCTCCATCGGGGCTGGTCGCCGCTGGAACCGTTTGATGATTCCGTGCCGGAAATACTGAAAAAAAACGGGATTCATACCCACCTGGTGACCGATCACAAGCACTACTGGCGGGATGGCGGGGCAACCTACCACTCTCGCTACAGCACCTATGAGTTTATTCGCGGGCAGGAAGGGGATGCCTGGAAAGGTGTCGTTGATAAACCTGAATATCGCTACGAGTCAGGGGAACCGGAGGAGATCAAGCAGCGCCGTATCACCAGCCGGGTCCAGCATCAGATAAACGTACAGTTTATGCAGAATGAGGAGGATCACCATCTGGCGCGGACAATCAATAAAGGTCTGGAGTTTATTGATACCAACCATGCCAGCGATAACTGGTTCCTGCAGGTAGAGTGTTTTGATCCGCACGAGCCCTTCTTCGTACCGGAAAAATATCTGCGGATGTACGGGATTGAGGATCCCTCGCAGTTCGATGGGTGGCCACCTTACTATTTCGTAACGGAAAGCCCGGAGCGGAAAAGCGTCATCCAGAAATATTATATGGCCCTGCTGACGATGGTGGACGTCTACGTGGGTAAAGTGCTGGACTATATGGATCGTTACGATCTGTGGCAGGACACGATGCTTATCGTCAATACGGATCATGGGTTCCTGCTTGGCGAGCATGAATGGTGGGGGAAAAACATCATGCCGCTGTATAACGAAGTGGCCAATATACCCTGCTTTATCTGGCATCCACAGTATGGCTGCGCGGGAGAGTCACGGCAGGCGCTGGCGCAGACGATTGATATTCCGGCGACGCTGCTTGATAGCTTTGGGCTGCCCAAACCAAAAGATATGCAAGGCGTGTCTTTACTACCGGTACTGCGTGATGACACACCGGTCCGAAATTACGCGCTGTTTGGCTATCATGGCTGCCACATCAATATTACCGATGGCCGCTACGTCTATATGCGCGCGCCAGTCACTCAAGGTGTGAGCGGTTTGTACGAATATACCTTGATGCCTACCCGTATTAATCGACGCTTTACGCCGAGCGAACTTCAGGGCATGACGCTGCATCCCCCATTCGGTTTTACCAAGGGATGCCAGGTACTGAAGATCCCTGCGGAGTCTGTAATGACGCGCGGGGCAGATCGATTTGGCCATCGTCTGTACGACTTGCACGACGATCCGCTGCAGAAAACGCAAAGCCGTGATACTGCCGCAGCAGAACGTCTCTGCACCAGCATGAAAGCGATGATGGCGCAGAGCGACGCGCCATCGGAGCTGTACCCACGCTATGACCTGGAGGATGCTGGAGGGCCATTGTTAGGGTTGGATCCGCATCTGTTGCCTGAACTGGCCGCCTTTGCGCCAGTTGTCCGTTACGGTCTCTTTGCGCTGTTGCAACATCTGGAGGGCAGTGGTCAGAACGAGCTGATGACGCGACTGCAGTCAATCAGTCAGCCTGGCTGGACGACAGAAAATTTGTGGGCCTTCGTCCAGAACGAGGTTCCGCAGGAGCAGCATCAAAGCGTGTACTATAAAATGGCGTTAGAAATGAGGCTTGATTAA
- a CDS encoding YidH family protein yields MSWLTQGKDPDYRFSLANERTFLAWIRTALAFMAAAIGIDQLAENLAPSMAKELLVCALGITAAILAWYAYLRWSVNERAMRDDAALTYPRLLIWLSAGLAAVMMMTLGVMLLL; encoded by the coding sequence ATGAGCTGGCTGACACAGGGAAAGGATCCCGACTATCGTTTCTCTCTCGCGAATGAACGTACGTTTCTGGCATGGATCCGCACCGCGCTGGCCTTTATGGCTGCCGCGATAGGCATCGATCAGCTCGCGGAAAATCTGGCGCCCTCAATGGCTAAGGAATTACTGGTGTGCGCGTTGGGCATCACGGCAGCGATTCTCGCGTGGTACGCCTATCTGCGCTGGTCCGTGAATGAACGCGCAATGCGCGATGACGCGGCGCTGACCTACCCTCGTCTATTGATTTGGCTAAGTGCAGGTTTAGCGGCGGTGATGATGATGACATTGGGAGTGATGCTTCTGCTATGA
- a CDS encoding GntR family transcriptional regulator, whose translation MKEELDYSPGAKPLYAQLHDILLGKLKAGEYKKNDVLPTEAEFEEIFGVSRITARRALAELAAKGLVKRQAGIGTMVISTSEKQEVKARIRLVDGQQQHPIERNNLKLEQLVPSGGAAQAFELNDDKTPLWLLTRTIYRQNEQPAQVNYIWLTTRLHHLTLDALKNGLYSMLENNNENIESFQDVITAEMPTEDDCRILHIDSHEPLLVKTRKGYNDRGELVEFSIAKHIAHCYQYVVENSR comes from the coding sequence ATGAAAGAAGAACTGGATTATTCGCCAGGAGCCAAACCGCTCTATGCTCAGTTGCACGATATTTTGCTGGGAAAACTGAAAGCCGGAGAATACAAAAAGAACGATGTGCTGCCCACAGAGGCTGAGTTTGAAGAGATCTTTGGCGTCAGCCGCATCACTGCCCGTCGCGCGCTCGCCGAGCTGGCCGCCAAAGGGTTGGTAAAACGACAGGCCGGCATTGGCACCATGGTGATCAGCACCTCAGAGAAGCAGGAGGTGAAGGCCCGGATACGGCTGGTTGATGGACAACAGCAGCATCCCATTGAACGTAACAATCTCAAGCTGGAACAACTTGTGCCGTCAGGGGGAGCTGCTCAGGCGTTTGAACTTAATGATGATAAGACACCGCTGTGGTTGTTAACCCGCACCATTTACCGACAAAACGAGCAGCCTGCGCAAGTGAACTACATCTGGCTAACGACGCGTCTGCACCACCTTACGCTTGATGCGCTGAAGAACGGCCTTTACAGCATGCTGGAAAATAATAATGAAAATATTGAAAGTTTCCAGGATGTTATTACCGCCGAAATGCCCACGGAAGACGATTGCCGCATCTTGCATATTGATTCTCATGAGCCGCTACTGGTGAAAACCCGTAAGGGCTATAACGATCGCGGAGAACTGGTGGAATTCAGCATCGCGAAACATATCGCGCATTGCTATCAATACGTTGTCGAGAATAGCCGATGA